The following coding sequences lie in one Thermosulfuriphilus ammonigenes genomic window:
- a CDS encoding thioredoxin family protein — protein sequence MKKRKVEVFSAGCPLCQETVELVKQMACPSCEIRVLDLHNPEVAQRARELGIRRAPAIAINERLVACCQQEGPSELALKEAGLDIPLE from the coding sequence ATGAAAAAGAGAAAGGTTGAAGTCTTTAGTGCCGGCTGTCCCCTATGCCAGGAGACTGTAGAGCTTGTCAAGCAGATGGCCTGCCCCTCATGTGAGATCCGGGTGTTAGATCTCCATAACCCCGAGGTGGCCCAAAGGGCCCGGGAGCTGGGGATCCGCCGGGCTCCCGCGATAGCCATCAATGAAAGGCTGGTTGCCTGCTGCCAACAAGAGGGCCCAAGTGAGCTCGCCTTAAAAGAGGCCGGCCTAGACATCCCCTTAGAGTAA
- a CDS encoding MerC domain-containing protein yields MKKQPPNRSAKDPLNTPENLNPKRQGLIIRWWSPLAALPGLGASFLPVGLCPACLPAYAGVLSSFGLGMILEKRYLLPLSVFFLALAMGALAYKAKERRGYGPLWLGILASGLILAGKFALNITWLVYLGAFSLLMASIWNALPVQREEAPCPACKSTRIQKS; encoded by the coding sequence ATGAAAAAACAACCCCCGAATAGGTCTGCTAAAGACCCCCTTAATACCCCAGAAAACCTTAACCCCAAACGGCAGGGGCTCATTATTAGGTGGTGGAGCCCCCTGGCGGCCTTACCCGGCCTGGGGGCATCTTTTCTTCCGGTGGGGCTTTGTCCGGCCTGTCTGCCGGCCTACGCCGGGGTCTTAAGTTCCTTCGGACTAGGGATGATACTGGAGAAGAGATACCTCCTTCCCTTAAGCGTCTTTTTTCTGGCCCTAGCCATGGGCGCTCTGGCCTATAAAGCCAAAGAAAGAAGAGGCTATGGTCCACTTTGGTTGGGAATTCTGGCCTCAGGCCTGATTTTGGCCGGCAAATTTGCCCTGAATATCACCTGGCTTGTTTATCTGGGTGCATTTTCCCTCCTGATGGCCTCGATCTGGAATGCCTTACCCGTCCAAAGGGAGGAAGCACCCTGTCCAGCCTGTAAATCCACCAGAATTCAAAAATCCTAA
- a CDS encoding MerR family transcriptional regulator, whose amino-acid sequence MDRLTIGKVAQLAGVGVDTIRFYERKGLLDSPPRSLSGYRQYSLETVARIRFIRRAKELGFSLKEIKELLDLRMSPETTCEDIRQRARAKIRDIEGRLEALKRMKAVLEKLADSCQGKGPLHNCPILEALEERDEKTTPE is encoded by the coding sequence ATGGACAGACTTACCATCGGCAAGGTAGCCCAATTGGCCGGAGTAGGAGTGGATACGATCCGTTTTTATGAACGAAAGGGTCTCCTTGACAGCCCTCCCCGGAGCCTTTCTGGCTACCGGCAGTATTCCCTGGAAACCGTGGCTCGCATCCGCTTTATTCGGCGGGCCAAAGAGCTCGGGTTTTCTCTTAAGGAGATCAAAGAGCTCCTTGATCTCCGTATGTCACCTGAGACTACCTGCGAGGACATACGCCAAAGGGCCCGGGCCAAGATCAGAGACATAGAGGGCCGACTAGAAGCCCTCAAACGGATGAAGGCTGTCCTGGAGAAGCTAGCCGATAGCTGTCAGGGAAAGGGCCCTCTTCACAATTGCCCTATACTTGAGGCCTTGGAGGAAAGAGATGAAAAAACAACCCCCGAATAG